The following are encoded in a window of Brevibacillus ruminantium genomic DNA:
- a CDS encoding DUF1269 domain-containing protein produces MDIERRIGEVLKEEAKWVRESQGLKDSVLKRIETEGGVGFMKGIYLNMKKYSIASLACGILLLGTTGYAATKVYQLFDQDGQVSVSYQFGEESIQTGSDLYEKYGENLRKTLKPGTAALFLVNGEENPDKRIIGVQNPVSYDDMSKLQKTIGAFAVIPSALEGHFRFVSGTIDYKLKEEAQISKEMYMEAMKTDQQMIVREVSLDSAITGVLTTYRADSGKSVMIQFENLGDSVDKTVYSSDPGIGVEKLDLNGSEALFHTERDESGKEYQSITWVNGQKIRISVRTSDTFSKSELMDIANQLR; encoded by the coding sequence ATGGACATTGAACGTCGTATCGGTGAAGTATTAAAGGAAGAAGCGAAATGGGTACGGGAATCTCAGGGGTTGAAAGACAGCGTTTTGAAACGGATCGAAACAGAAGGAGGAGTTGGGTTCATGAAAGGGATCTATTTGAACATGAAGAAGTACAGCATCGCCTCGTTGGCTTGCGGCATTTTGTTGTTGGGCACGACCGGATATGCGGCCACCAAGGTTTATCAGTTGTTTGACCAAGACGGTCAAGTGAGTGTTTCCTACCAGTTTGGCGAGGAATCGATCCAGACAGGTTCCGATCTGTATGAAAAATACGGCGAAAACCTGCGCAAAACCCTGAAACCGGGCACAGCCGCTCTGTTCCTCGTCAATGGCGAGGAGAATCCGGACAAACGAATTATTGGAGTGCAAAACCCGGTTAGCTATGACGACATGAGCAAGCTACAAAAGACAATCGGTGCGTTCGCGGTAATTCCTTCAGCCTTGGAAGGCCATTTCCGTTTTGTCAGCGGAACGATTGACTACAAACTGAAGGAGGAAGCACAAATTTCCAAGGAGATGTACATGGAAGCAATGAAGACTGATCAGCAGATGATCGTCAGGGAGGTGTCTCTCGATTCGGCAATTACAGGCGTTTTGACAACATACAGGGCCGACAGCGGAAAAAGCGTGATGATTCAGTTCGAAAATCTGGGCGATTCCGTCGACAAGACGGTGTATTCCAGCGATCCGGGTATAGGAGTCGAAAAACTCGACCTGAACGGCAGCGAAGCACTGTTTCATACAGAACGAGATGAGTCGGGCAAGGAATATCAGTCGATCACGTGGGTGAATGGACAAAAAATCCGAATTTCCGTTAGAACCAGCGACACCTTTTCAAAAAGCGAGCTGATGGACATTGCCAACCAGTTGAGGTAG
- a CDS encoding TetR/AcrR family transcriptional regulator — translation MEEKKLTARQKQALQTKETLFLTAMELFSKKGYDAVSVDEIVAKAGTSKGAFYTHFKSKDQVIIEQFLMFDEHYLRFYNKMPSNISFVDKLILFCQELFSYTAKGIGRDMIKVTYSSQLGKADHSFIASENRSIYKITETIIKEGQLTGEFRSDLSADRLAKIIIRCMRGWVYDWCLPDEDFDLVEEGRDFVHTFIENLLKKQS, via the coding sequence GTGGAAGAAAAAAAACTCACAGCTCGTCAAAAACAAGCATTACAGACGAAGGAAACATTATTTCTCACTGCGATGGAATTGTTCTCCAAAAAAGGTTATGATGCGGTATCCGTTGATGAAATCGTAGCGAAAGCAGGAACTTCCAAGGGGGCATTTTACACGCATTTCAAATCAAAAGATCAAGTCATTATCGAGCAGTTTCTAATGTTCGATGAGCATTACCTTCGTTTTTACAACAAGATGCCAAGCAACATTTCTTTTGTCGACAAACTGATTTTGTTTTGCCAGGAGCTATTTTCCTACACTGCCAAAGGAATAGGCAGGGATATGATTAAAGTTACTTACAGCAGTCAGCTTGGGAAGGCAGATCATTCTTTTATTGCCAGTGAAAATCGATCTATTTACAAAATAACGGAAACGATCATTAAGGAAGGGCAACTGACGGGTGAATTTAGAAGTGATCTATCTGCCGATCGGCTGGCAAAAATAATCATTCGATGCATGCGTGGCTGGGTGTATGATTGGTGTTTGCCTGATGAAGATTTCGATCTGGTGGAAGAAGGCAGAGATTTTGTGCACACATTTATTGAAAATCTTCTTAAAAAACAGAGTTAG
- a CDS encoding glycerol-3-phosphate responsive antiterminator has translation MKFTKNSFFQRLEQHKLIAVLNDPSQIEKVIKYKQNISAATLMTGNILTVKRYIDLLHKEGIPVILHIEKIEGLKADHYGIDFTTEYLKPFAILTTKKNVMKQAKSKGAFVIQMVFLFDTLNYQNVLDSLDDINADMLEIMPCRATDLIAEIVRLSPIPIVTGGLLTDFRYVKEALSTGVASLATSNKEIWKRGVSEFQHG, from the coding sequence GTGAAATTTACGAAAAATAGCTTTTTTCAACGATTGGAACAGCATAAATTAATTGCGGTCTTGAATGACCCTTCACAAATTGAAAAAGTGATAAAGTATAAACAGAATATTAGTGCTGCTACATTAATGACGGGAAACATCTTAACGGTTAAAAGGTATATAGATTTACTGCACAAAGAAGGGATTCCAGTCATCCTGCATATTGAGAAAATAGAAGGTTTAAAAGCAGATCATTACGGGATTGATTTTACTACTGAGTATCTAAAACCTTTTGCGATCTTAACGACGAAAAAAAACGTAATGAAACAGGCGAAATCAAAAGGAGCTTTCGTCATACAGATGGTGTTTTTATTCGATACCCTCAATTATCAAAACGTATTAGATAGTTTGGATGATATTAACGCCGATATGCTTGAAATCATGCCTTGCAGAGCTACTGACCTGATAGCGGAAATTGTCAGGTTATCTCCAATACCTATTGTTACAGGCGGATTACTGACTGATTTCCGATATGTAAAAGAAGCACTATCGACAGGTGTTGCTTCGTTAGCTACATCAAACAAAGAAATTTGGAAACGAGGCGTGTCTGAATTCCAACATGGATGA
- a CDS encoding extracellular solute-binding protein has protein sequence MKKLSAIFLAVALSFSVAACSSTKEAATGVKEKIELNYWFAYGGPIEEANKGLVEKFNNSQDAIHVTATNQGSYADVNSKVQASIAGGNTPDIFVAQNIMMETFAKEGMTESLTPFVKADSEEVKMDDFIPGLLGNSYVGDQIYGLPYLVSTPLLYVNKTMLDKAGIDVSQLETWEGFSQAARKLSTDGVKAVSMEWDVWFFEAFIAQAGGSMVNKDGTKYTFNEKPGVEAANFIRDLVNDGAWKVPVGDNAGMLHFRILQVKSLLSGLLPQPI, from the coding sequence TTGAAAAAATTATCGGCGATCTTTCTGGCTGTAGCATTATCTTTTTCAGTAGCCGCTTGCTCATCAACAAAGGAAGCAGCTACTGGAGTAAAAGAAAAAATTGAATTGAATTATTGGTTTGCGTATGGTGGTCCAATAGAAGAAGCAAACAAAGGTTTAGTTGAAAAATTCAACAATTCCCAAGACGCCATTCATGTAACAGCGACAAATCAAGGTTCTTATGCTGATGTAAATTCAAAAGTGCAGGCATCTATTGCTGGAGGTAATACTCCTGACATATTTGTGGCTCAAAATATAATGATGGAAACTTTCGCGAAAGAAGGAATGACCGAGAGTTTAACTCCATTCGTCAAAGCTGATTCTGAAGAAGTCAAAATGGATGACTTTATACCAGGCCTGCTTGGCAATTCCTATGTGGGTGATCAAATATACGGTCTGCCATACTTAGTAAGTACACCATTATTGTATGTGAACAAAACAATGCTTGATAAAGCAGGAATTGATGTTAGCCAGTTGGAAACGTGGGAAGGTTTCTCTCAGGCAGCAAGAAAACTTTCGACAGATGGCGTCAAAGCTGTTTCCATGGAATGGGATGTCTGGTTCTTTGAGGCATTTATCGCTCAAGCTGGTGGAAGCATGGTAAATAAAGATGGCACAAAATATACTTTCAATGAAAAACCGGGTGTTGAAGCGGCTAATTTTATAAGAGATCTCGTCAATGATGGAGCGTGGAAAGTTCCAGTTGGCGATAATGCAGGGATGTTGCATTTCAGGATTTTGCAAGTCAAAAGTCTGCTTTCCGGTTTGCTTCCACAGCCAATTTAA
- a CDS encoding ABC transporter permease, protein MLQQCISAEWIKLRRSYLWIMMMSLPLVSVCIGCANFAMNQGVLKNEWYSLWSQVSLFYGEFFFPILIAICCAYLCRLEHANRNWNMIMTAPVSIGSLFIAKVVVISVLLFLVQGFFFILYVGGGKLIGLQATLPPELPGWLFRGWIAAVAIGVLQLALSVRIRSFAAPVGIGLCMTFLGLGMYVMNIGLFFPHSLLTAGMGVLSQEGLGLGSSFTFYAMNLLYVVVISAGVIHRMRTTDVVS, encoded by the coding sequence ATGCTGCAACAATGTATTTCTGCGGAATGGATAAAACTGCGACGTTCGTATCTATGGATCATGATGATGAGCTTGCCGCTCGTGAGTGTTTGCATTGGGTGTGCGAACTTTGCCATGAATCAGGGTGTACTGAAAAACGAGTGGTATAGCTTATGGTCGCAAGTGAGTTTGTTCTATGGAGAGTTTTTCTTTCCGATTCTGATCGCCATTTGCTGTGCTTATTTGTGCAGGCTGGAACATGCGAATAGGAACTGGAATATGATCATGACCGCTCCGGTGTCCATAGGCAGTCTGTTTATTGCGAAAGTGGTTGTTATCAGTGTGCTTCTGTTTTTGGTACAAGGTTTTTTCTTCATTTTGTATGTTGGCGGGGGAAAGCTGATCGGGTTACAGGCTACACTTCCTCCAGAATTGCCCGGGTGGTTGTTTCGAGGCTGGATCGCAGCTGTTGCCATTGGCGTTTTGCAACTGGCTTTGTCCGTTCGCATCCGTAGTTTTGCGGCTCCCGTTGGCATTGGTTTATGTATGACGTTTTTGGGTCTGGGAATGTATGTGATGAATATAGGCCTGTTTTTTCCACATTCGCTGCTAACCGCCGGAATGGGAGTGTTGAGTCAAGAGGGGCTTGGGCTGGGTTCTAGCTTTACATTTTATGCAATGAATCTGCTTTACGTCGTGGTGATTAGTGCAGGAGTGATTCATCGAATGCGAACAACCGATGTGGTAAGTTGA
- a CDS encoding sigma-70 family RNA polymerase sigma factor: MQSEYMYQLLTEMKDGDQQAFQTLYDATYQDVYRTVSFLVDHQQDREDVMNEIYMQMWTSLANYDSNRPFHFWLHGLVIRQVQRFRVKSWRRFRIFERIRAFTREESHWDQPAVLMDGTNQMISQAIQKLTDKQRMVIILRFYHDYTLEEIATLLDIPLGTVKSRYHAGLQALRKKIWNLPPERMEKINDY; this comes from the coding sequence ATGCAAAGTGAATATATGTACCAATTACTCACAGAAATGAAGGATGGTGATCAACAGGCGTTTCAGACGTTATATGATGCCACCTATCAGGACGTCTATCGGACAGTCTCCTTTCTGGTGGATCACCAGCAGGATCGGGAAGATGTCATGAATGAGATCTATATGCAAATGTGGACCTCGCTTGCTAACTACGATTCGAACCGACCTTTCCACTTCTGGCTACACGGCTTGGTAATCCGCCAAGTACAGAGATTTCGGGTCAAGAGCTGGCGGAGATTCCGAATTTTTGAACGCATCCGTGCCTTCACTCGGGAAGAATCTCATTGGGATCAACCTGCTGTATTGATGGATGGGACGAACCAAATGATATCGCAGGCCATCCAAAAACTGACCGACAAACAGCGAATGGTGATTATCCTCCGCTTTTATCACGACTATACGCTTGAGGAAATCGCGACATTGCTCGATATTCCACTGGGTACAGTCAAGTCCAGATATCATGCTGGCCTTCAGGCGCTTCGAAAAAAGATATGGAATCTCCCCCCAGAAAGGATGGAAAAGATCAATGACTATTGA
- a CDS encoding carbohydrate ABC transporter permease, whose product MSIQKILTRIALVAVIIFFAFPFVWLVSSSLKTVVETLSIPPTLVPKNLQWNNFVIAWNSGPFLKYLINSILVTFGVLVLQIITVVPAAYAFARYEFAGKKIFWAITLITLMIPSQLIFLPVFLQLSSWGILDSLWGLILPFAAGAFGIFMLRQTFMQVPNEILDAARLDKASELKIIWKIMMPLSKPTIITMLLFTFVSRWNDYFWPLVMTTKENARTLPVGVAMLRTSETGVDWNIALAANVILVIPILIVYFFAQKRIIQAFTYTGVK is encoded by the coding sequence ATGAGTATCCAAAAAATACTTACGAGAATTGCTTTGGTGGCGGTGATCATATTTTTCGCATTTCCGTTTGTTTGGTTGGTTTCATCGAGTTTAAAAACGGTAGTGGAAACATTGTCCATTCCACCAACTCTGGTTCCAAAAAATTTACAATGGAATAACTTTGTTATCGCTTGGAATTCAGGCCCATTTCTCAAATACTTAATCAACAGTATTCTCGTAACCTTCGGAGTGCTGGTGCTTCAAATCATTACCGTTGTCCCAGCAGCTTATGCATTTGCTCGATACGAATTTGCCGGAAAGAAAATCTTTTGGGCGATTACCTTAATTACGTTAATGATTCCGTCGCAATTAATCTTTTTACCCGTATTTTTGCAGTTGAGCAGCTGGGGAATATTAGATAGTTTATGGGGTTTAATTTTGCCTTTTGCCGCGGGGGCATTCGGTATTTTCATGTTGAGACAGACTTTTATGCAAGTGCCAAATGAAATACTGGATGCTGCAAGATTGGATAAAGCATCAGAATTGAAAATTATTTGGAAAATCATGATGCCACTTTCAAAACCAACGATTATTACAATGTTGTTATTTACTTTTGTTTCCAGATGGAATGATTATTTCTGGCCTTTAGTCATGACGACGAAAGAAAATGCGAGAACACTTCCAGTTGGGGTTGCCATGCTCCGTACATCCGAGACTGGGGTGGATTGGAATATTGCATTGGCTGCAAATGTCATCCTTGTTATTCCCATCTTAATTGTTTATTTCTTTGCACAAAAGAGAATCATCCAAGCGTTTACCTACACAGGTGTTAAATAA
- a CDS encoding ABC transporter ATP-binding protein, translated as MAGIKMKNVSKAYQNTNEREPQRIQIFKKKTKENTRNVQVIDKINLDIKDGSFTVLVGPSGCGKSTMLRMIAGLEDITEGEVWIGDKLVNHMSPGDRNISMVFQNYALYPTMTVRQNIEFGLENIKVPKAERDRLVNDVAETVGLMEYMDTKPGKLSGGQRQRVALARAIVKRPDVYIFDEPLSNLDAKLRAEMRTELIQMHEILKTTFIYVTHDQVEAMSMADEIVLMNKGKIMQVGSPVEIYDDPKNIFVAQFMGTPSMNVMPIGELFNRLEPQFQHVSYFGFRPEKGILLGRSISHLYEIEIASKIVTREILGAETIYKIENKYGAQHIKTSETYYSVGEEVNLCLSPESLYYFDHDERRVYADIDGLKAVK; from the coding sequence ATGGCAGGGATAAAAATGAAAAATGTATCAAAAGCCTACCAGAATACAAATGAGAGAGAGCCACAAAGAATACAAATATTTAAGAAGAAAACAAAAGAAAATACAAGGAATGTACAGGTGATTGACAAGATAAACCTGGATATAAAAGATGGATCATTCACGGTATTGGTAGGACCTTCCGGGTGTGGAAAGTCTACCATGCTTCGGATGATTGCGGGCTTGGAAGATATCACAGAAGGTGAAGTGTGGATCGGAGATAAATTAGTTAATCATATGTCACCCGGTGATAGAAATATTTCTATGGTGTTCCAAAATTACGCTTTATACCCCACCATGACTGTGAGGCAAAATATTGAATTCGGCCTAGAAAATATAAAGGTACCAAAAGCGGAAAGAGACCGACTGGTCAACGATGTTGCCGAAACAGTAGGCCTAATGGAATACATGGATACGAAACCAGGCAAACTCTCAGGAGGTCAAAGACAACGTGTTGCATTAGCCAGAGCAATTGTGAAAAGGCCCGATGTATATATTTTTGATGAACCGCTCTCGAACTTGGATGCAAAATTAAGAGCAGAAATGCGGACGGAACTGATTCAAATGCATGAAATACTGAAGACCACTTTTATTTATGTTACACATGATCAAGTTGAAGCCATGTCGATGGCTGACGAAATTGTTTTGATGAACAAAGGGAAAATTATGCAGGTAGGCTCCCCTGTAGAGATATACGATGATCCAAAGAATATTTTTGTAGCCCAATTTATGGGGACACCTTCGATGAATGTGATGCCGATTGGCGAATTATTCAATCGATTGGAACCGCAGTTCCAACATGTATCCTATTTTGGCTTTCGACCCGAGAAAGGTATTTTATTAGGTCGTTCAATCTCTCACCTCTATGAAATTGAGATTGCCAGCAAAATTGTAACGAGAGAAATCCTCGGTGCAGAAACAATCTATAAGATTGAAAATAAATATGGAGCACAACATATTAAAACTTCCGAGACTTATTATTCTGTAGGAGAAGAGGTGAATCTTTGTTTATCACCCGAATCCTTGTATTACTTTGATCACGATGAACGAAGAGTGTACGCTGACATTGACGGACTAAAGGCGGTCAAATGA
- a CDS encoding ABC transporter permease — MTVLFLSVELIWAFMAASMSFARNPDRVGWEPVIAMFTSLNGLFLPILSAIVVSRICDMEHKGNTWKLLLTCSMKREVLYAAKYICACAIVLCVCAMQGLAIAAFGTVQGIAQSVPCFLLVRFMLGTIVTSMVILALQQWLSMVMKNQAFALCLGMLGGFAGLVGDLFPATVRKLLIWSYYSGLSPIAQNYTGNELQFYVRNLSDSLPEVGGLMVVAIVIYLAGRFSISRQEV; from the coding sequence ATGACAGTCTTGTTTTTAAGTGTGGAGCTCATTTGGGCGTTTATGGCGGCGAGCATGTCGTTTGCCCGCAATCCCGATCGAGTCGGATGGGAACCTGTCATCGCGATGTTCACTTCGCTGAACGGGCTGTTTTTGCCGATTCTTTCCGCGATAGTGGTGTCCCGCATTTGTGATATGGAGCACAAAGGGAATACGTGGAAACTGCTGCTGACCTGTTCGATGAAAAGAGAAGTACTGTATGCTGCGAAATATATCTGTGCATGTGCCATCGTGCTATGCGTTTGTGCCATGCAAGGGCTGGCCATTGCTGCGTTTGGAACCGTTCAGGGGATTGCACAATCTGTTCCTTGCTTTCTGCTTGTCAGATTTATGCTGGGTACCATCGTCACCAGTATGGTTATCCTTGCTTTGCAGCAATGGCTGTCCATGGTCATGAAAAATCAGGCCTTTGCGCTCTGTCTTGGCATGCTTGGCGGTTTTGCCGGTTTGGTGGGTGATTTATTTCCAGCCACAGTCAGGAAACTTCTCATATGGTCCTACTATTCGGGTTTAAGTCCGATTGCGCAAAATTATACAGGGAATGAATTGCAGTTCTATGTACGAAATCTGAGCGATTCACTGCCTGAGGTCGGGGGATTAATGGTCGTTGCCATTGTGATCTATTTGGCTGGAAGATTTTCAATATCCAGACAGGAAGTATAG
- a CDS encoding metallophosphoesterase family protein, with the protein MKIAVMGDLHYPSRHGVTKRLEEHVIESRDSFYSNYLKSFFKQEADIYVSVGDLTNFGTKDEFEEVYEYIRSYNKPFYQTLGNHDLYSMPRREVLELTKMNGNFVMEEEVVLLFLETARELDRGNFDGWVTNEQLEWLEKVIDGSGEKTMIVFAHHPVYDTTARSNKNMLSVHPSIDLWSVLNKKKGKGIYVNGHTHTDSIVEKENWTFVQISAVLDDQSVRILELDHDQVSVSAIDVSDDESIELATTIGNGIERFTLFPQGVCTTLNRNKSIKIR; encoded by the coding sequence ATGAAAATAGCAGTCATGGGGGATTTGCACTATCCTAGCAGACATGGAGTAACCAAAAGATTAGAAGAACATGTAATCGAGAGCAGAGACTCTTTTTATTCCAACTATCTCAAGTCTTTCTTTAAGCAGGAAGCCGATATATACGTATCGGTTGGTGACTTGACGAACTTTGGTACAAAAGACGAGTTTGAAGAAGTATATGAATACATTCGCAGCTATAACAAACCCTTTTACCAAACTCTTGGAAATCACGATCTGTATAGTATGCCCCGTCGTGAAGTATTGGAATTAACCAAGATGAACGGGAATTTTGTCATGGAAGAAGAAGTTGTTTTACTATTCTTGGAAACAGCAAGAGAATTGGACAGAGGTAATTTTGATGGTTGGGTAACGAATGAGCAGTTAGAATGGTTGGAAAAAGTAATTGATGGTTCTGGGGAAAAAACAATGATCGTCTTTGCCCATCATCCAGTCTATGATACGACTGCACGCTCCAATAAAAACATGCTCTCGGTCCATCCTTCCATTGATTTGTGGTCAGTCCTGAATAAGAAAAAAGGAAAGGGTATTTACGTTAACGGGCATACACATACAGACTCTATTGTAGAAAAAGAGAATTGGACATTTGTTCAAATCTCAGCAGTTTTAGACGATCAAAGTGTTCGAATTCTGGAACTTGATCATGATCAAGTTTCTGTTAGTGCAATTGATGTATCAGATGATGAGTCTATTGAGCTAGCAACGACGATTGGTAATGGCATTGAAAGATTTACTCTGTTTCCTCAAGGTGTTTGTACAACTTTAAATCGCAATAAATCAATCAAGATACGATAA
- a CDS encoding 5' nucleotidase, NT5C type: protein MKRIAIDMDEVMADTVHKSLLVFNERFNKHVTREDLKGTKLVHLFPDLKEEIYEMHNQPDFFRDLPVIENCRETILELSEHYEIMIATAAMEVPGSFQAKYEWLKENFDFLNDNYFVFCGNKSVIQADYLIDDNIYQLESFKNQGILYTAPHNIDVEYDVRCNNWLEIKKYFMDSLAHV from the coding sequence TTGAAAAGAATCGCAATTGATATGGACGAGGTAATGGCTGATACGGTTCATAAAAGCTTGCTTGTATTTAATGAAAGATTTAATAAGCATGTAACAAGAGAGGATTTGAAAGGAACGAAGCTCGTTCATTTATTTCCAGATCTAAAGGAAGAGATTTATGAAATGCATAACCAACCGGATTTTTTTCGGGATTTGCCCGTTATAGAAAATTGCCGAGAAACCATTTTAGAGTTAAGCGAACACTATGAAATTATGATTGCCACAGCAGCAATGGAGGTACCAGGATCATTTCAAGCGAAATATGAATGGTTAAAAGAGAACTTTGATTTCTTAAATGATAACTATTTTGTCTTTTGCGGTAATAAAAGTGTTATTCAGGCAGACTATTTAATAGACGATAACATCTATCAACTCGAAAGCTTTAAGAATCAAGGAATTCTTTATACGGCGCCACATAATATCGATGTAGAATATGATGTCCGATGTAATAATTGGTTGGAAATAAAGAAGTATTTCATGGATAGTTTAGCTCATGTATAG
- a CDS encoding carbohydrate ABC transporter permease, protein MRKQHITPYIFIAPATVVFIVFYIYPLVYMGYLSFHSWNFIRAEKPFVGLENYISIFSDSMFYETVWNTLKYACITVALIVIIAIPLAIWINQKGRIFTATQGAVFSPHIISLVSVSMVWMWIMDVDYGLLNWVVSLFGIKSVGWLTNPNVAMYSLIFVSVWKNLGYYTLIIIAALQSIPKDLYEAAAIDKASKWRVFSKITFPMLTPTIFFISIIALINSIQVFETIDIMTGGGPINSTTTLVYYLYDEGFKHFHLGTASAAGMVLLFILMLLTILYFKVLSKRVHYQ, encoded by the coding sequence ATGAGAAAGCAACACATAACGCCATATATTTTCATAGCACCCGCCACTGTCGTATTCATCGTATTTTATATATACCCATTAGTGTATATGGGCTATTTAAGTTTTCACAGTTGGAATTTTATCCGTGCGGAAAAGCCATTTGTAGGATTAGAGAATTACATCAGTATATTTTCTGATTCGATGTTCTATGAAACGGTATGGAATACGTTAAAGTATGCATGTATTACCGTTGCCCTGATCGTAATCATTGCCATACCTTTGGCCATTTGGATAAACCAAAAAGGCAGAATCTTTACGGCTACCCAAGGAGCAGTATTTAGCCCGCATATTATCTCCTTGGTGTCCGTTTCGATGGTATGGATGTGGATCATGGATGTGGATTATGGACTGCTCAATTGGGTTGTTTCTTTATTTGGAATCAAGTCTGTCGGCTGGTTAACGAATCCGAATGTGGCGATGTATTCGTTGATTTTTGTCTCTGTCTGGAAAAACTTGGGTTACTATACCTTAATTATTATTGCTGCTTTGCAGAGCATACCAAAAGACCTCTATGAGGCAGCAGCTATAGATAAAGCCTCCAAATGGAGGGTATTCAGTAAAATTACTTTTCCAATGTTAACACCAACGATCTTTTTTATTTCGATCATTGCTTTGATCAATTCAATCCAGGTTTTTGAAACCATTGATATTATGACGGGAGGTGGTCCAATCAATTCCACTACTACCTTGGTCTATTACCTATACGATGAAGGATTTAAGCATTTTCATTTAGGAACAGCTTCTGCAGCTGGAATGGTGTTATTGTTCATTTTAATGTTGCTTACGATTTTATACTTTAAAGTGTTGAGTAAGAGAGTTCATTATCAATAG
- a CDS encoding sigma-70 family RNA polymerase sigma factor: MENNPELLELISRAAAGSRKAFADVYDLTYRDVCQTVHFLVNDMADRDDVVQEIYIQLYKSLSRFDPNRPFRPWLIGLVMRQVSAYRTKRWMSFQLLARERKHASEVQHDFAPDLVDKLDNRHLLQKIDGLPFRLKQIIVLRYLHDYSQDEVASILGVPLGTVKSRLHSALKRLRRNQQTSTYAWGKENSQHGH, from the coding sequence ATGGAAAACAACCCAGAATTGCTGGAACTGATCAGCAGAGCGGCAGCGGGCAGCCGCAAAGCATTTGCAGACGTGTACGACTTAACCTATCGCGATGTTTGCCAAACTGTCCATTTTCTCGTGAATGACATGGCAGACAGGGACGATGTAGTACAAGAGATTTATATCCAACTGTATAAGTCCCTTTCCCGCTTTGATCCAAACCGACCTTTTCGTCCCTGGCTTATCGGACTGGTGATGCGGCAAGTAAGCGCCTATCGCACCAAGCGATGGATGTCCTTTCAACTGCTCGCCCGCGAACGGAAACACGCTTCGGAGGTTCAGCATGATTTTGCTCCCGATCTTGTCGACAAACTGGATAACCGGCATCTGCTGCAGAAGATTGACGGTCTCCCGTTCAGATTGAAGCAGATCATTGTTCTGCGCTACCTTCACGACTATTCCCAAGATGAGGTGGCCAGCATTCTGGGGGTTCCGCTAGGGACGGTTAAATCCAGGCTTCATTCTGCCTTAAAACGATTGCGCCGCAATCAACAGACTTCCACTTACGCTTGGGGAAAGGAGAATAGCCAACATGGACATTGA